A portion of the Bubalus kerabau isolate K-KA32 ecotype Philippines breed swamp buffalo chromosome 1, PCC_UOA_SB_1v2, whole genome shotgun sequence genome contains these proteins:
- the S1PR5 gene encoding sphingosine 1-phosphate receptor 5, with the protein MEPGRPRPARMNEVILQHYNYTGKLRGARYQPGAGLRADAVVCLAVCALIVLENVAVLVVLGRHPRFHAPMFLLLGSLTLSDLLAGAAYAANILLSGPLTLHLSPALWFAREGGVFVALSASVLSLLAIALERLLTMERRGPAPAARRGRTLALAAAAWGLSLLLGLLPALGWNCLGRLEACSTVLPLYAKAYVLFCVLAFLGILAAICALYARIYCQVRSKARRLRAHPRTGEGASMRARHTSRSLALLRTLSVVLLAFVACWGPLFLLLLLDVACPARACPVLLQADPFLGLAMANSLLNPIIYTFTNRDLRHALLRLVCCNRGPCCRDPGASRRPGSAPGASGDLHRWLPPGLNGSSSRSERSSPQRDGLETSGSTACPGAPTVAGTLVTPPATD; encoded by the coding sequence ATGGAGCCGGGGCGGCCGCGGCCCGCGCGGATGAACGAGGTCATCCTCCAGCATTACAACTACACCGGCAAGCTCCGCGGTGCGCGCTACCAGCCTGGTGCGGGACTGCGTGCAGACGCCGTCGTGTGCCTGGCCGTGTGTGCGCTCATCGTGTTGGAGAATGTAGCCGTGCTGGTCGTGCTCGGACGCCACCCGCGCTTCCATGCGCCCATGTTCCTGCTTCTGGGAAGCCTCACGCTGTCCGACCTGCTGGCCGGCGCCGCCTATGCCGCCAACATCCTGCTATCGGGGCCGCTCACGCTGCACCTGTCGCCCGCGCTCTGGTTCGCCCGTGAGGGCGGCGTCTTCGTGGCGCTCTCCGCGTCCGTGCTGAGCCTTTTGGCCATTGCACTCGAGCGCCTCCTCACCATGGAGCGTCGGGGACCCGCGCCCGCCGCCCGTCGGGGGCGCACGTTGGCGCTGGCGGCCGCCGCCTGGGGCTTGTCGCTGCTCCTCGGACTACTGCCAGCGCTCGGCTGGAATTGTCTGGGCCGTCTGGAGGCCTGCTCCACGGTCCTGCCGCTCTACGCCAAGGCCTACGTGCTCTTCTGCGTGCTCGCCTTTCTCGGCATTCTGGCTGCCATCTGCGCGCTCTACGCGCGGATATACTGCCAGGTTCGCTCCAAGGCGCGGCGCCTACGGGCGCACCCCAGGACTGGCGAGGGCGCCTCGATGCGCGCGCGCCACACGTCGCGCTCCTTGGCGCTGTTGCGCACGCTCAGCGTGGTGCTCCTGGCCTTCGTGGCTTGTTGGGGCCCTCtcttcctgctgctgttgctggacGTGGCGTGCCCGGCGCGCGCCTGCCCTGTACTCCTGCAAGCGGACCCCTTCCTGGGCCTGGCCATGGCCAACTCGCTCCTGAACCCCATCATCTACACGTTCACCAACCGCGACCTGCGTCACGCGCTCCTGCGCCTCGTCTGCTGCAACCGGGGCCCCTGCTGCCGAGACCCAGGTGCCTCCCGGCGGCCTGGGAGCGCCCCTGGGGCTTCGGGCGATCTGCACCGCTGGCTGCCTCCCGGCCTGAATGGCAGCTCCAGCCGCTCTGAGCGCTCCTCGCCCCAGCGGGACGGGTTAGAGACCAGCGGTTCCACCGCCTGCCCTGGTGCACCCACGGTCGCCGGGACCCTGGTAACCCCGCCAGCTACAGACTGA